The nucleotide window AAACAAGAGGACACTGGCCGGTGTTTTCGATCCGGTGCCTCACGTTGCGGCCTATATCGAGTGAGGCGCCGGGGCTGATGGCTGTTTCCTGATTACCCACGGTGGCCAAACCCTCGCCCAAAACTACGAACCAGTGCTCCGATCTATGGCGGTGCAGTTGAAGGCTTATGCGTTCGCCGGGGGTAACCTCAATGCGCTTGACCTTGAATCCGGCCTCCCCATGCAGCACCTCGAACCCCCCCCACGGGCGGACTTCTTTCTCGGCCTTACCCATCGTTATAGCCACTTAGTTAATATCCGTAGCCTCACTTTGACCGGCGGAAACTGCCACCAGTTGAGCGCCTTGTCAACCCAGCCCATCAAATCCCCAAAGACCTCATCGAGCTGGTAATGGGTCTGGTCTCGAACGTGAACTAAGTAGATAACGCCAGCCAAGGCGGTGTCGTGCCACACTGATGCTCATCAATCCACCGCTTCTTGAGAGTGTGAACCAAATTGCATCCAGGGCAATGGCCGTGCTATGTATGCAGGAGTTTTCGTATTCTTTGATTAAGGAGTGTTGTGTTGTTGGCTCCGGGGGTTGGTTTTGGTCAAGAACAAAAGTGGAATTAGGATTGACGTGATGCTGTGTTTCGGTTCCCCGAAGGGGGGCCACAATAGTAGCCGTGGGTGCAACCCACGGAACGCGTTCACGTCGGTATCCTCGCGATCTTAAAAGGGGGTCGAACAGCCCGTCCACAAATACCCAAACACATCTATCCCTACACTACTCCATACCCATTGACCATAGCCCCTTCTCACGTTCATCCCCTCGCGGGGATGCAGGAAGAACGCCGTCAGTTGAGCAGGCCCGGGCACGATTACGAAGACTCCTCGTGCTATAATGTTGTCAGGCTGGTTTGTTTCACTTATAGTATTCTGCTTAATTGACGTTTTGGATAAATAAAACTCGCTCTGAAAGAGGTGTTTAGACGTGACGAACCGCCCGCAAAAGATAGTCCTTGTTGAGCCAGCGGCGGAGTTCAATGCTTATCAGTTTGTTCGTATCCCTTTGATCGGTCTGCTTTACGTTGCGACGACGCTAAAGCGAGCAGGCCACGACGTAACAGTCCTATCGGAGGCCACAAAGCCCGTTCTCTCTCGTAAAAATGGGAGACTGGCGCCCGAGCTCATATCAGCCGATGTGGTCGGGGTGTCAACCATGACTCCTACAGCTGACCGTGCTTATGAGATAGCTCGCGCTGTAAAGAAGGCAAGCCCAAATACAAAGATTATACTCGGCGGCATTCATTCCTCACTACTGCCTGACGAGGCGGCTGAGCACGCGGATGTGGTCCTGACGGGAGAGGGGGAGAACGCTGTCCTTGATGCTGTGCGCCCTGACTTCGATGGGCACATAGTCAGAGGGGGATTGATTGAAGACCTCGATACACTGCCGTTTCCCGATTACGAGCTAGAGCCGGACCTACGAAAATCGCTCAAGTATGCGACGATATCCGCGTCGCGAGGGTGTCCTTATGACTGTAGTTTCTGCTGCGTAACCAAGGTGTATGGTAGAAAAGTTAGGTTTAGGTCAGTTGAATCAGTCACGGAAGAGATAGAGCTGAGATACAAACAGGGCTACAGGAACCTCTTCTTCGGCGACGATAATTTCGCTGCCAACAGACAATGGACCAAAAGGCTTCTGACGGAAATATCCCGCAGGCAACTAAATGTGTCCTGGGTGGCACAGTCGCGCGCGGAGATCGCAACGGACCCAGAACTGCTTGACCTCATCTCAGCGACCAATTGCAGGGAGCTGTTCATCGGGTTTGAGGCGGTAACGCAGGACTCGCTGGACAGATACAACAAGCAATTGAGGGTGGAGGAGGTCATCGAATCGGTGAGGCGGCTCAACGAGCACAAGATAAGCATCTGCGGGATGTTCATAATCGGCGCGGACAGCGACAACATCAAGACAACAAAGGAGACATTGCGGTTCTGTAAAACAATGCGCCTGCGCTACGCACAGTTCTCGATTCTGGCGCCGTTCCCGGGGACGCGGGTAGCCAGCGACCTCACGAGCGAGGGCCGGATATTCGATCACGACTTCAGACACTACGACGGCGCACACGTTGTGTTCCGACCGGCCAACTTCTCTCCGCTCAAGTTGCAGCGGGACGTGCTAAAGCTCTGGCGCGACTTCTATTCTCTTGCCAACGGAATTAAGGGGCTTGCCGCAAGGTATTTCCTGAACAGATGGAGAAAGGCTAACAAAGGGTATCTTGCCCAGCTGAGGTCATATACTGCCTCGCTTAAAGGACGCGGTGTCGATACGGAACTCAGGGCGCCCTGAGCGCAGAGACCGCGTAAGGCAATAGCGCAGGTCAACGCGCTAGGTCTCAAAACGGGTGCGCCTCAAGCGCGTCAATTCCCGAACTGCCCGATTGTTGAGGGTTATTTTCCCTCTTGACTTAAGAAAGTCGCCGACTAAAATGCTTGCGCTAGCTAGTGCATTAAAGGTAATAGACCATTTAACATAAAGTGAACTTGTAGAGGTGAGAACCAACACATGAGCCTATTGGGCACCAAGCAAAGAAGAACACTAACAAAACTTATGAAGGGAGAAGGGCAGTCAAGATGAGGAATAGCTTACTAATTAGCCTCACAGTGCTGTTTGTCCTGAGCGGGCTTGCGTTCGCCCAGGAATACAATGAAGTGTTCACTACTGGCTGGATGGCCGCCGACGAGAACGAGGACGGCACTCCAGAGTGGGAGAACATGTTTATGTCTTTTCTGAGGGACATCAATGGGGATGGGCATCCCGACTTTCTCATCGTCAGGAGCAGCGACACCTACTATACAGACCTAACAACAACCGATGTGGCGTTCTATGGGGCTGATTTCAACCCATTCTGGACACTTTCTGGCATCGATGTTGCTCCTCTGTATCTGTCTCATGCCGACATGGATGGCGATGGCAAGACAGAGATAGTCTTTACCGGTCGGAGCGACGAGGATAGCGAGCTGACCCAAGAGTCCATCACATCCTTGGTCGAGGTCTATGAGACTGGGTCCTCGGTAAGCGAGTTCGACTTTGAGACCGCACTAGGCATGGAAATAGTCGGCCTGACGAGTCCGTATCTGAAGTTTGACAACGATGCGAACCCCGATCTTCTGCTTCTCGGCGACTGGTTTAGGTCCTACGACTCGTATCTATACAGGGCGACCGCTGTCAATAACTACGAGCTTCTGTGGAAGTCCGAAGGCAGCAATCAGACCAGAGCCATGCAGCAGGTCGATTACGATTTTGACGGCGACTACGAGGTCCTACTGAGCGAGATCGATGACCCCTATCAGACTTCAGGTGAGCTGAAGCTTTATGACTATGATGCCGGCACAGACCGCATGATCAAGGCCAAGAGCTGGTATTTTGACCAGGTCCTTATCCTGCCAGACCAGGTCTGCGACCTAAACGGAGATGGCTCGCCAGAGATGCTCATAAGAACCCATGACAGCTTGCGGAGCGCCTATAACACCAAGGTCATCAACGGCGACACTCAGGCGGAGCTCTTCAGCTACGGCGAGGACCTGCTTGACGACTCGTCAACCTACGGTGCTATATTCTGGGAAGATGGTCTTGGCGGCCACGACCTAG belongs to bacterium and includes:
- a CDS encoding phosphomannose isomerase type II C-terminal cupin domain yields the protein MGKAEKEVRPWGGFEVLHGEAGFKVKRIEVTPGERISLQLHRHRSEHWFVVLGEGLATVGNQETAISPGASLDIGRNVRHRIENTGQCPLV
- a CDS encoding radical SAM protein; translated protein: MTNRPQKIVLVEPAAEFNAYQFVRIPLIGLLYVATTLKRAGHDVTVLSEATKPVLSRKNGRLAPELISADVVGVSTMTPTADRAYEIARAVKKASPNTKIILGGIHSSLLPDEAAEHADVVLTGEGENAVLDAVRPDFDGHIVRGGLIEDLDTLPFPDYELEPDLRKSLKYATISASRGCPYDCSFCCVTKVYGRKVRFRSVESVTEEIELRYKQGYRNLFFGDDNFAANRQWTKRLLTEISRRQLNVSWVAQSRAEIATDPELLDLISATNCRELFIGFEAVTQDSLDRYNKQLRVEEVIESVRRLNEHKISICGMFIIGADSDNIKTTKETLRFCKTMRLRYAQFSILAPFPGTRVASDLTSEGRIFDHDFRHYDGAHVVFRPANFSPLKLQRDVLKLWRDFYSLANGIKGLAARYFLNRWRKANKGYLAQLRSYTASLKGRGVDTELRAP